A region from the Geotoga petraea genome encodes:
- a CDS encoding N-acetylneuraminate synthase family protein yields the protein MNFNLEENYKKPKVIAEIGCNHKGEIDIAKEMIKIAKIFCDADVVKFQKRNPKELLTEEEYNAPHPNPVNSYGKTYGEHREYLELTIEQHKELKKYAEEEIGIIYSTSIWDMTSAKEVVSMNPELIKIPSAMSTNWEMHQYLCDNYQGEVHVSTGMTTREEVEEIVKFYEKNNKNNDLVLYHCTSGYPVPFKDTRMLEVGKFKELYGKRVKAIGFSGHHLGIAIDIAAYTLGAEWNERHFTLDRTWKGTDHAASLEPDGLRRLKRDLIATYKSLKFKPDELLDIEKVQANKLRWDRKK from the coding sequence ATGAATTTTAATTTAGAAGAAAATTATAAAAAACCAAAAGTAATAGCTGAGATTGGGTGTAATCACAAAGGTGAAATCGATATAGCAAAAGAAATGATAAAAATAGCTAAAATATTTTGTGATGCTGATGTTGTAAAATTTCAAAAAAGGAATCCAAAAGAATTGTTAACTGAAGAAGAATATAATGCTCCACATCCAAATCCTGTTAATTCATATGGAAAAACATATGGAGAACATAGAGAATATTTAGAACTTACAATTGAGCAACATAAAGAACTTAAAAAATATGCTGAAGAAGAAATAGGAATAATTTATTCAACTTCTATATGGGATATGACATCGGCAAAAGAAGTTGTAAGCATGAATCCAGAATTAATAAAAATACCTTCAGCGATGTCAACCAATTGGGAAATGCATCAATATTTGTGTGACAATTACCAAGGTGAAGTACATGTTTCTACAGGGATGACAACTAGAGAAGAAGTAGAAGAAATTGTAAAATTTTATGAAAAAAACAATAAAAATAATGATTTAGTTTTGTATCATTGCACGTCGGGTTATCCTGTCCCTTTTAAAGATACAAGGATGTTAGAGGTAGGAAAATTTAAAGAATTATATGGGAAAAGAGTTAAGGCTATAGGTTTTTCTGGTCATCATTTAGGAATTGCAATTGATATAGCTGCTTACACATTAGGTGCCGAATGGAATGAGAGACATTTTACTTTAGATAGGACATGGAAGGGAACCGATCATGCAGCTTCTTTAGAGCCAGACGGATTAAGAAGATTAAAAAGAGACTTGATTGCTACTTATAAATCCCTTAAATTTAAACCTGATGAATTATTAGATATTGAAAAAGTTCAAGCTAATAAATTAAGATGGGATAGAAAAAAATAA
- a CDS encoding acylneuraminate cytidylyltransferase has protein sequence MKKIAMIPLRAGSKSIKNKNRKKMLGRPLFTWVLGEAYHSNLNQVYVFTDDKEIIDYVEKEYKYTDKIKVLQRSEESSTDTASTEFAMKEFVNSIDHDYDLLFLLQATSPLSTKEAINKVIEKIEKDSYDSALTVVENKRFIWDKCGNSINYDYNNRPRRQDFEGYLVENGAIYGTTKQQFEKSGIRIGGNIGIVKMPEDTLIEIDEPNDWYIVENLLENRLRKNKKKNSKIKALFLDVDGVFTKGTVYFDNNGELLKEFSLRDGMGLEILRENDIEVFVITSENSDIVKSRMNKLKIDNYYPGVKDKYTKIEDILIDRNYKREEIAYIGDDINDLSNLISVGWSFCPKNAVKEIKDKVDIILNNDGGREAIREAVSFIIEYNKRED, from the coding sequence TTGAAAAAAATAGCAATGATTCCTTTAAGGGCAGGCTCAAAAAGTATTAAAAATAAAAATAGAAAAAAAATGTTAGGAAGACCTCTTTTTACTTGGGTTTTAGGTGAAGCTTATCATAGTAATTTAAATCAGGTCTATGTGTTTACAGATGACAAAGAAATAATAGATTATGTTGAGAAAGAGTATAAATATACGGATAAAATAAAAGTATTACAAAGAAGTGAAGAGAGTTCAACTGATACAGCATCTACAGAGTTTGCTATGAAAGAATTTGTGAATTCAATAGATCATGATTATGATTTATTATTTTTATTGCAAGCTACTTCACCTTTGTCTACAAAAGAAGCTATAAATAAAGTAATTGAAAAAATTGAAAAAGATTCATATGATTCTGCTTTAACAGTTGTAGAAAATAAGAGATTTATTTGGGATAAATGCGGAAATTCAATTAATTATGATTACAACAATAGGCCAAGAAGACAAGATTTTGAAGGTTATTTAGTTGAAAATGGGGCAATATACGGTACAACTAAACAACAATTCGAAAAATCAGGAATTAGAATAGGTGGAAATATAGGAATTGTAAAAATGCCAGAAGATACTTTGATAGAAATAGATGAACCAAACGACTGGTATATTGTTGAAAATCTTTTAGAAAACAGACTTAGGAAAAATAAAAAAAAGAATTCAAAAATAAAGGCTTTATTTTTGGATGTAGACGGTGTTTTTACGAAAGGAACTGTTTATTTTGATAATAATGGAGAATTATTAAAGGAATTCAGTTTAAGAGATGGTATGGGATTAGAAATACTTAGAGAAAATGATATAGAAGTTTTTGTAATTACATCAGAAAACTCGGATATAGTAAAAAGTAGAATGAACAAACTAAAGATAGATAATTACTATCCAGGAGTAAAAGATAAATACACAAAAATAGAAGACATTTTAATAGATAGAAATTATAAAAGAGAAGAAATAGCATATATTGGAGATGATATTAATGATCTTTCTAATTTAATATCAGTTGGGTGGTCTTTTTGCCCTAAAAATGCTGTGAAAGAAATAAAAGATAAAGTTGATATTATTTTAAATAATGATGGAGGAAGAGAAGCCATAAGAGAAGCGGTAAGCTTTATAATTGAATATAATAAAAGGGAGGATTAA
- a CDS encoding polysialyltransferase family glycosyltransferase, whose amino-acid sequence MKKNNSLFICTKPYQYLIINLIIKSFELKNNSLVILNHFSGAKNFYEKIKKAESWKDIYFINDTNIINKQKKLSYIKKVIYYNKWNKIYNELESFKKYDQLFIAHDTVLVEYAFMRYFKKMDKNVFLYEEGVDNYKNINFKSNYLLKYIKKFSNLLNIPGDALGKSKFVDEIFLQNPEIAKNNLKSINKKIKKIPLSLDKLLNDESFIEHLNIIFDKMKDITLDSDSETINIFLGDPNIFKISQLKSLRNYFYNNINNESTLYIKQHPAEKKRYVMNLSNNDLYIPQNIPIEIFSSKMIKNNIKTLNVFSFGSTALINLYQLLKGNIKMNFYIFKTNDLKEEFNNAFKKNLELYDDFKIKYKIIYLRSKVN is encoded by the coding sequence ATGAAAAAAAATAATTCACTTTTTATATGTACTAAACCTTATCAGTATTTAATTATTAATTTAATTATAAAATCGTTTGAATTGAAAAATAATAGCTTGGTGATACTAAATCATTTTAGTGGAGCTAAAAATTTTTATGAAAAAATTAAAAAAGCAGAAAGTTGGAAAGACATTTATTTTATTAATGATACAAATATTATTAATAAGCAAAAAAAATTAAGTTATATTAAAAAAGTTATTTACTATAACAAATGGAATAAAATTTATAATGAGTTGGAAAGTTTTAAAAAATATGATCAATTATTTATTGCACATGATACTGTTTTGGTTGAGTATGCTTTTATGAGATATTTTAAAAAAATGGATAAGAATGTTTTTTTATATGAAGAAGGTGTTGACAACTATAAAAATATAAATTTCAAATCTAATTATCTTCTAAAATATATTAAGAAATTTTCAAACTTGTTAAACATTCCTGGCGATGCATTAGGTAAGTCAAAGTTTGTTGATGAGATATTTTTACAAAATCCAGAAATTGCAAAAAATAATTTGAAATCAATTAATAAAAAAATAAAAAAAATACCATTGAGTTTAGATAAACTCCTAAACGATGAATCTTTTATAGAGCACCTAAATATTATTTTTGACAAAATGAAAGATATAACTTTAGATAGCGATAGTGAAACTATTAATATTTTTCTAGGAGATCCGAATATATTTAAAATATCACAGTTGAAATCTTTAAGAAATTATTTTTATAATAACATTAATAATGAAAGCACATTATATATAAAACAACATCCAGCAGAAAAAAAACGTTATGTAATGAATTTGTCGAATAATGATTTATATATACCTCAAAATATTCCAATAGAAATTTTCAGCAGTAAGATGATAAAAAATAATATTAAAACTTTAAATGTTTTCTCTTTTGGATCCACAGCTTTGATAAATCTTTATCAACTTCTTAAAGGTAATATTAAAATGAATTTTTACATTTTTAAAACCAATGATTTAAAAGAAGAATTCAATAATGCCTTTAAAAAAAATCTAGAATTATACGATGATTTTAAAATAAAGTATAAAATAATATATTTAAGGAGTAAAGTAAATTGA
- a CDS encoding O-antigen polymerase, which yields MTSVITKNNNLKIAYILKTSVMLLITIVSLFIYGYNLTIYTTVNLSFFINLLFIIVFSAIHIFSRKISLMDSVFLVFFYTFFWLAPLLQTETGRYPNTMPFDERLIVLTNLYLLIFGVSYFSFKNLLHFRIKIKKINPNYYKLNDKTFNIIFIASILILLVFSDYLISNIFSNVGIGLNLERSSGLILNTFIFSFPLYIAYHSSLNFRNSKKYLFLFILSLIILIIFKNPFFVKRNALGPIYLTLFFLFYKNRFNNLKIFLFLVLILTIIFPFSQAFTHNRDLVAGDLLNTFITRVQTLDVKYALTSLDYDAWSNFMASIKYSEINDITYGRQLLGSVLFWVPRSIWSNKPIGSGALVAENMLMTKYNMWFSNLSMPFPGEGYINFGIIGIFMFSFILSIISKITDEFFKYNDLRLIFSLYVSFHMIFMLRGDLMSSLAYLVGILLAIFFVPVFLNKIFYKRGKR from the coding sequence ATGACAAGCGTTATTACAAAAAATAATAACTTAAAAATAGCATATATTTTAAAAACTTCTGTAATGCTATTAATAACAATAGTAAGTCTTTTTATTTATGGTTATAATTTGACTATATATACTACTGTTAATTTGTCTTTTTTTATAAATCTTTTGTTTATAATTGTTTTTTCAGCAATACATATTTTTTCAAGAAAAATTTCATTGATGGACAGTGTTTTTTTGGTATTTTTTTATACTTTTTTTTGGTTAGCTCCTCTTTTACAAACAGAAACCGGGAGATATCCAAACACCATGCCTTTTGATGAAAGACTAATTGTTTTAACTAATCTATATTTATTAATTTTTGGGGTTAGTTATTTTTCTTTTAAGAATTTACTGCACTTTAGAATTAAAATCAAAAAAATAAATCCTAATTATTATAAATTGAATGATAAAACTTTTAATATTATTTTTATAGCTAGTATTTTGATACTACTTGTTTTTTCTGATTATCTTATATCAAATATATTTTCAAATGTGGGAATAGGCTTAAATTTAGAAAGATCATCTGGGCTAATATTGAATACATTTATTTTTTCTTTTCCTTTATACATTGCGTATCACTCTAGTTTAAATTTTAGAAATTCTAAAAAGTATTTATTCTTATTTATATTGTCTTTAATTATATTGATTATTTTTAAAAATCCTTTTTTTGTGAAAAGAAATGCACTTGGACCAATATATTTAACATTATTTTTTCTTTTTTATAAAAATAGATTTAATAATTTGAAAATATTTTTGTTTTTGGTATTAATTTTGACTATTATATTTCCATTTTCTCAAGCTTTTACACATAATAGAGATTTAGTAGCGGGAGATTTACTAAATACTTTTATAACAAGAGTGCAAACTTTGGATGTGAAATATGCTTTAACCTCTTTAGATTACGACGCATGGTCTAATTTTATGGCTTCAATAAAATATTCAGAAATTAATGATATTACTTACGGAAGACAACTTTTAGGTTCGGTTTTGTTTTGGGTTCCAAGGTCTATTTGGAGCAATAAACCTATAGGTTCTGGAGCCTTAGTTGCGGAAAACATGTTAATGACAAAATATAATATGTGGTTTTCCAATTTGTCAATGCCCTTTCCAGGCGAAGGATACATAAATTTTGGAATTATTGGAATTTTTATGTTTTCTTTTATACTTTCAATAATTTCAAAGATTACAGATGAGTTTTTTAAATATAACGACTTAAGGTTAATTTTTTCTTTATATGTTAGTTTTCATATGATATTTATGCTTCGAGGTGATTTGATGAGTAGCCTTGCATATTTAGTAGGAATATTATTGGCTATATTCTTTGTGCCGGTTTTTTTAAATAAAATATTTTATAAAAGAGGCAAAAGATGA
- a CDS encoding glycosyltransferase family 4 protein, with protein sequence MKKIGIDLLWVKVGKNGGAESYIRNILDGLNNYADEKMFNFILFLTEDNYKSFEKYFKKEIFKKVILPIKSERVFSRIIKENILLDKYAKKEKIDLMFVPVYSKPLIKNKKIPYIITIHDLQALHYPEYFSKIKNLWLRFAWKRCAQTADKIVAISNFVKKDIEEKFDIDSKKITVIYNPITGIDNIENFQKIKNKYNIEKNNYYYTVSSLLPHKNLKTLLYTMKKIKESNLNIPKKLVISGVGGKSEAEIKKIINDLNIQNEIILTGFISNEERNSLYKNAKIFLFPSIFEGFGMPPIEAMNLGTPVITTKKASIYEVTKGKAIYVEDPFNEGEWFEKINKFNEMKDSIHNYKEYDLENIIKRYINLFKEKYKSI encoded by the coding sequence ATGAAAAAAATCGGTATTGATTTATTATGGGTAAAAGTCGGAAAAAATGGTGGAGCTGAATCATATATAAGAAATATTTTAGATGGACTTAATAATTATGCAGATGAGAAAATGTTTAATTTTATTTTATTCTTGACTGAAGATAATTATAAATCATTTGAAAAATATTTTAAAAAAGAGATTTTTAAAAAAGTAATTTTACCTATTAAAAGTGAAAGAGTTTTCTCTAGAATAATAAAAGAAAATATACTTTTAGATAAATATGCAAAAAAAGAAAAAATTGATTTAATGTTTGTACCTGTTTATAGCAAGCCATTGATAAAAAATAAAAAAATACCTTATATTATAACAATACATGACCTTCAAGCTTTACATTATCCAGAATATTTTTCAAAAATAAAAAATCTTTGGTTAAGATTTGCTTGGAAAAGATGCGCACAAACTGCCGATAAAATAGTTGCTATTTCTAATTTTGTAAAAAAAGATATTGAAGAAAAATTTGATATTGATTCAAAAAAAATAACTGTAATATATAATCCAATAACTGGTATAGACAATATAGAAAATTTTCAGAAAATTAAAAATAAATATAATATTGAAAAAAATAATTATTATTATACTGTATCTTCGCTTTTACCTCATAAAAATTTAAAGACATTACTATATACAATGAAAAAAATAAAAGAATCAAATCTAAATATACCAAAAAAATTAGTAATAAGTGGAGTAGGAGGTAAATCTGAAGCAGAAATAAAAAAAATAATTAATGATTTAAATATTCAAAATGAAATAATATTAACAGGGTTTATAAGTAATGAAGAAAGAAATTCTTTGTATAAAAATGCAAAAATATTCTTATTCCCTAGCATATTTGAAGGGTTTGGGATGCCACCTATAGAAGCTATGAATTTAGGAACTCCAGTTATAACTACTAAAAAGGCTTCAATTTATGAGGTAACAAAAGGGAAAGCTATTTATGTAGAGGATCCATTTAATGAAGGTGAATGGTTTGAAAAAATTAACAAATTTAATGAGATGAAAGATAGTATACATAATTATAAAGAATATGATTTAGAAAATATAATTAAAAGATATATAAACTTATTTAAGGAAAAATATAAATCTATATAA
- the wecB gene encoding non-hydrolyzing UDP-N-acetylglucosamine 2-epimerase, producing the protein MKKLKVMTVVGTRPEIIRLSQVINKLEQSEVIDHYLVHTGQNYDYELNEVFFKDLNLKKPDYFLNAAKGSPVETIGNILSSIDPILDEVKPDSFLVLGDTNSCLCAIAAKRKHIPIFHMEAGNRCFDQRVPEETNRKIVDHIADINLTYSSIAREYLIKENIPADRVIKTGSPMYEVLKNKEQDIESSKILEKLNLTKDKYFVVSAHREENINSENNFNDLIDSLDAIAEKYEMPIIVSTHPRTRKMIDSKDIKLNKLISLMKPLGFNDYIKLQKNAKAVLSDSGTISEESSILKLKALNIRQAHERPEAMEEASVMMVGLKKERILQGLEILETQEKDTLRLVKDYSMSNVSDKVLRIIISYTDYINRVVWGEN; encoded by the coding sequence ATGAAAAAACTAAAAGTCATGACAGTAGTGGGAACAAGACCTGAAATAATAAGACTATCTCAAGTTATAAATAAGTTGGAACAATCAGAAGTGATAGACCATTATTTAGTTCACACTGGACAAAATTATGATTACGAATTAAACGAAGTATTCTTTAAAGATTTAAATTTAAAAAAACCAGACTATTTTTTAAATGCCGCAAAAGGTTCACCAGTTGAAACCATAGGAAATATACTTTCAAGCATAGACCCAATATTAGACGAAGTAAAACCAGATTCATTTTTGGTACTTGGTGATACAAACAGTTGTCTTTGTGCTATAGCAGCAAAAAGAAAACATATACCAATATTCCATATGGAAGCTGGAAACAGATGTTTTGACCAAAGAGTACCAGAAGAAACAAACAGAAAAATAGTTGATCATATAGCAGATATAAACCTAACATACAGCTCAATAGCAAGAGAATATTTAATAAAAGAAAATATTCCTGCAGATAGAGTTATAAAAACAGGCAGCCCAATGTATGAAGTATTAAAAAACAAAGAACAAGATATAGAAAGTTCAAAAATATTAGAAAAACTAAATCTTACTAAAGATAAATATTTTGTTGTATCTGCACACAGAGAAGAAAACATAAATTCAGAAAATAATTTCAACGATTTAATAGATAGTTTAGATGCAATAGCAGAAAAATATGAAATGCCAATAATAGTTAGCACTCATCCAAGAACGAGAAAAATGATAGATTCAAAAGATATAAAATTAAACAAATTGATATCTTTGATGAAACCACTTGGGTTCAATGACTATATTAAACTTCAAAAAAATGCAAAAGCAGTACTAAGCGATAGTGGAACTATAAGTGAAGAATCGTCTATACTAAAGCTAAAAGCTTTAAACATAAGACAGGCACACGAAAGACCAGAAGCAATGGAAGAAGCCTCTGTAATGATGGTCGGCCTAAAAAAAGAAAGAATTCTCCAGGGGTTAGAAATATTAGAAACTCAAGAAAAAGATACATTGAGATTGGTAAAAGATTACAGTATGTCAAATGTTTCTGACAAAGTATTGAGAATAATAATTTCTTATACAGATTATATAAATAGAGTAGTTTGGGGAGAGAATTGA
- a CDS encoding capsular polysaccharide biosynthesis protein CapF: MKILVTGSKGFVGKNLIAELKNSGYEEIYEYDKDTPKEKLNDFTKKCDFVFHLAGVNRPEDPKDFMKGNYGFTLELLEKLKENQNKSPILLTSSIQAELDNPYGKSKKAGEDLLFQYAKGNNTEVFIYRLPNLFGKWSKPNYNTVVATFCYNIARDLEIKVNDPQVELTLCYIDDVLKEFKKALKNKPSKNGDYCFVPTTHKIKLGELADTIKSFKNSRNNLKIPNMENPLVKKLYSTYLSFLPENDFSYELKMNVDNRGSFTEILKTEERGQVSVNISKPGITKGNHWHHTKNEKFLVVSGKGVIRFRKIDEEKVIEYFVSEDKLEVIDIPPGYTHNIENLGDKDMVTIMWANELFDPENPDTYYLEV, translated from the coding sequence ATGAAAATATTGGTAACAGGCTCAAAAGGTTTTGTTGGGAAAAACTTAATAGCAGAACTCAAGAACTCTGGCTATGAAGAGATTTATGAATACGACAAAGACACTCCAAAAGAAAAATTGAATGATTTCACAAAAAAGTGCGATTTTGTTTTTCATTTGGCTGGTGTAAACAGACCTGAAGATCCAAAAGACTTCATGAAAGGTAACTATGGTTTTACTCTTGAACTTTTAGAAAAACTAAAAGAAAATCAAAACAAAAGCCCAATATTGTTAACTTCTTCAATCCAAGCTGAATTAGACAATCCATACGGAAAAAGCAAAAAAGCTGGAGAAGATTTGTTGTTCCAATATGCTAAAGGAAACAATACAGAGGTATTTATATACAGACTCCCAAACCTTTTTGGGAAATGGAGCAAGCCAAATTATAACACTGTCGTAGCAACATTTTGCTATAACATAGCAAGAGATTTAGAGATAAAAGTAAATGATCCACAAGTTGAATTAACTCTTTGTTATATAGATGACGTATTAAAAGAATTCAAAAAAGCATTAAAAAATAAACCATCAAAAAATGGAGATTATTGTTTTGTTCCAACTACACATAAAATAAAACTCGGTGAATTAGCTGATACAATAAAAAGTTTTAAAAATTCAAGAAACAATTTAAAAATCCCTAACATGGAAAATCCTTTGGTAAAAAAACTGTACAGTACATACTTAAGTTTTTTACCAGAAAACGATTTTTCATATGAATTAAAAATGAATGTAGATAACAGAGGCTCTTTCACAGAAATATTGAAAACAGAAGAAAGAGGACAAGTATCTGTTAACATATCTAAACCAGGAATAACAAAAGGCAACCATTGGCACCACACTAAAAATGAAAAATTTTTAGTGGTTAGTGGAAAAGGTGTAATAAGATTTAGAAAAATAGACGAAGAAAAAGTAATAGAATATTTTGTTAGCGAAGATAAATTAGAAGTAATAGATATCCCACCTGGATATACTCACAATATTGAAAATCTTGGAGACAAAGATATGGTAACTATAATGTGGGCAAATGAATTATTTGATCCAGAAAATCCAGATACATACTATTTGGAGGTTTAA
- a CDS encoding polysaccharide biosynthesis protein, producing MFKDKTLMITGGTGSFGNAVLDRFLKTDIKEIRIFSRDEKKQDDMRKKYNNSKLKFYIGDVRNLQSIKDALTGVDYVFHAAALKQVPSCEFFPMQAVQTNIIGTDNVLTASIEKGVKKVVCLSTDKAAYPINAMGMSKALMEKVLVAKSRTVDPEKTLICGTRYGNVMASRGSVIPLFIEQIKNKKPLTITNPDMTRFLMSLEEAVELVLFAFENAKTGDRMVQKAPASTIRDLAQALKELFNSDSEIKIIGTRHGEKMHETLLTKEEFAVSQDLGEYYRIPADERDLNYGMYFEDGEERLSLDKEYNSFNTQRLNVEQVKEKLLELDYVRNEIQRWKEQ from the coding sequence ATGTTTAAAGACAAAACACTAATGATAACAGGTGGAACAGGATCTTTTGGAAATGCTGTGTTAGATAGATTTTTAAAAACAGATATAAAAGAAATAAGAATATTTTCAAGAGATGAAAAAAAACAAGATGATATGAGAAAGAAATATAACAACAGCAAATTGAAATTCTATATAGGTGATGTTAGAAACTTACAAAGCATAAAAGATGCATTAACAGGAGTAGATTATGTTTTTCATGCTGCAGCATTAAAACAAGTACCATCTTGTGAGTTTTTCCCAATGCAAGCAGTACAAACAAATATAATTGGAACAGATAATGTATTAACAGCATCAATTGAAAAAGGTGTAAAAAAAGTTGTTTGTTTATCTACTGATAAAGCCGCATATCCTATTAACGCAATGGGAATGAGTAAGGCGTTAATGGAAAAAGTGTTAGTTGCAAAATCAAGAACAGTAGACCCAGAAAAAACTTTAATATGTGGAACAAGATATGGAAATGTAATGGCTTCAAGAGGCTCTGTAATACCACTATTTATTGAACAGATAAAAAATAAAAAACCATTAACCATAACAAATCCAGATATGACAAGATTTTTAATGAGTTTAGAAGAAGCAGTAGAACTTGTTCTTTTTGCATTTGAAAATGCAAAAACAGGAGATAGAATGGTTCAAAAAGCCCCTGCTTCTACAATAAGGGACTTAGCTCAAGCATTAAAAGAGTTGTTCAATTCAGATAGTGAAATAAAAATAATTGGAACAAGACACGGAGAAAAAATGCACGAAACACTTTTGACAAAAGAAGAATTTGCGGTATCTCAAGATTTGGGGGAATATTACAGAATTCCTGCCGACGAAAGAGATTTAAACTATGGAATGTATTTTGAAGATGGCGAAGAAAGATTATCTTTAGATAAAGAATATAATTCTTTCAATACTCAAAGGCTTAATGTTGAACAAGTAAAAGAAAAATTGTTAGAATTAGACTATGTAAGAAATGAAATACAAAGGTGGAAAGAACAATGA
- a CDS encoding glycosyltransferase family 4 protein has translation MKKRYDLVLLTLNFYPGTEATSKLLSDLIFFLSGKNLKILVISPNRLYLTPEKKLNNFEKINNNLDILRIKVPKLDKNKGIQKILLFYLFSLKIKKILKQIDYKIAFSLIPPFFTAYKALKISENKKSKFLFLVHDLHPDTMIRRKQAKENSFIIKLLKKQTQYLLKKSSKIIVIGRDQKKYISKEYNVNSNKISYIPNWSKDLLYNLEINKNIGSKYYGEGFNILYAGNIGEAQIPQLERFILIMKKIEKLDEKINFIVVGNGRKKEKLIELKRKKNLKNIDFYDYVYDYNEYQNLMYYADCYFLSLRNESKEMSVPSKTYYYLSGGKPIIADIPIDSEIDICLKEYDFGFNISNLSDDEAINKILKLKNDKNYYTLLSKNSRRTYENKYTLEISANKYYNLIKSLL, from the coding sequence TTGAAAAAAAGATATGATTTAGTTCTTTTAACTTTAAATTTTTATCCAGGTACAGAAGCAACTTCTAAACTATTGTCGGACTTAATATTTTTTTTATCAGGTAAAAATTTAAAAATATTAGTCATTAGTCCAAACAGATTGTATTTGACCCCTGAAAAAAAATTAAATAATTTTGAAAAAATTAATAACAATTTAGATATATTAAGAATTAAAGTGCCAAAATTAGATAAAAACAAAGGTATTCAAAAAATATTATTATTTTATTTGTTCTCATTAAAAATAAAAAAAATATTAAAACAAATAGATTATAAAATTGCTTTTTCTCTTATTCCACCTTTTTTTACTGCATATAAAGCTTTAAAAATTTCTGAAAATAAGAAATCTAAATTTCTTTTTTTAGTTCATGATTTACATCCTGACACAATGATTAGAAGAAAACAAGCTAAAGAAAATAGTTTTATAATTAAATTATTAAAAAAGCAAACGCAATATTTATTAAAAAAATCCTCCAAAATAATTGTAATAGGTAGGGACCAAAAAAAATATATTTCAAAAGAATACAATGTTAATTCTAATAAAATAAGCTATATTCCTAATTGGTCAAAGGACTTACTTTATAACCTTGAAATTAATAAAAATATAGGAAGCAAATACTATGGAGAAGGTTTTAATATTTTGTATGCTGGAAACATAGGAGAAGCACAAATACCACAATTAGAAAGATTCATACTAATAATGAAGAAAATAGAAAAATTAGATGAAAAAATTAACTTCATTGTAGTTGGAAATGGAAGGAAAAAAGAAAAATTAATAGAGTTAAAAAGAAAAAAAAATTTAAAGAATATTGATTTTTATGATTACGTTTATGATTATAATGAATATCAGAATTTAATGTATTATGCTGATTGTTATTTTCTTTCTTTAAGAAATGAATCAAAAGAAATGTCTGTGCCAAGTAAAACGTATTATTATTTAAGTGGAGGGAAACCAATAATTGCAGATATTCCTATTGATTCAGAAATAGATATATGTTTAAAAGAGTATGATTTTGGTTTTAATATTAGTAATTTAAGTGATGATGAAGCCATAAATAAAATACTAAAATTAAAAAATGATAAAAATTATTATACTTTATTATCTAAGAATTCAAGGAGGACATATGAAAATAAATATACTTTAGAAATAAGTGCTAATAAATATTATAATTTAATTAAATCCCTTTTATAG